One genomic segment of Petrotoga sp. 9PWA.NaAc.5.4 includes these proteins:
- a CDS encoding response regulator transcription factor: MAKKTLMIVEDDPAISEMLSLNLSKEGYEVITAISADEALKKLEEKDADFFIVDIMLPGSMDGFDLIRILKSNENYKNTPVLILSAKDDAADKVAGLELGSDDYVTKPFNVRELIARIKSIFRRQAASAQMKEEGPKKITAKDLVIDTERLEVWVRNQPVSLTPLEFDLLVFLAKNEGKVFSRDVLLDKLWGYDYYGDTRTVDVHIRRLRTKIEEDPSNPKYIITVRGKGYKFRDPGKERDI; the protein is encoded by the coding sequence GTGGCAAAAAAAACTCTTATGATAGTTGAAGACGATCCAGCGATCTCTGAAATGTTATCCTTAAATTTATCAAAAGAAGGTTATGAAGTAATCACTGCTATTTCTGCAGATGAAGCTTTAAAGAAGTTAGAGGAAAAAGATGCTGATTTCTTTATTGTAGACATAATGCTTCCTGGTTCAATGGATGGATTTGATTTAATTAGAATTTTGAAATCCAACGAAAATTATAAAAATACACCTGTATTGATTCTAAGTGCTAAAGATGATGCAGCTGATAAAGTTGCTGGCTTGGAATTAGGAAGCGATGATTATGTAACGAAACCTTTTAATGTTAGAGAGTTAATCGCAAGGATAAAAAGTATTTTCAGGAGACAAGCAGCTTCTGCACAAATGAAAGAAGAAGGACCCAAGAAAATAACTGCTAAAGACTTAGTTATAGATACTGAAAGATTAGAAGTATGGGTAAGGAATCAACCGGTTAGCCTTACACCCCTTGAGTTCGATTTATTAGTTTTCCTAGCAAAAAATGAAGGTAAAGTTTTTAGCAGAGACGTTCTTTTAGATAAATTATGGGGTTATGATTATTATGGAGACACAAGAACCGTTGATGTGCATATTAGAAGATTAAGAACCAAAATTGAAGAAGATCCTTCTAATCCAAAATATATAATAACTGTCAGAGGAAAAGGTTATAAATTCAGAGATCCTGGAAAGGAAAGAGATATTTAA
- a CDS encoding cell wall metabolism sensor histidine kinase WalK — translation MNALYIGIIILLIIVVFFLYLRKKRLEKSYQNLKSELLKILNLNIKNPLDDFLLLQLNTYIKNLEEKYKFEKYRRRNVFSILDTLSEGVILVSFHQSDTIRIDFANLTAINIFTTEDFVGRSLTEVMDNHNLIDLAIKSFKSDEDMEEEIPFYYPEKRYFKCKIKSINIENYRVIILTDITKERNLEDLRKEFLTIMSHEMRTPLSIINGYLETILSEENLSEDIYILLKKIEEETSRLTRMFNDLLDIARMEKNIAEEKKFSSFNLSKTIKKAYDFFKIVAEKTKIEFNSEISDNIYIYGNEDRLLQAVYNLLDNAFKFTSLKEAGEKTVWLRLYRENEDVILEIEDTGIGIPSKELKKIFNMFYRVDKSRTRQVPGLGLGLYIVKTILEMHNARIILDSEENSGSLFRIIIPFRSQITNLNDERMVR, via the coding sequence TTGAATGCTTTATATATAGGTATTATCATTTTGCTAATCATTGTGGTTTTCTTTCTTTACTTAAGAAAAAAAAGATTAGAAAAATCCTATCAAAATCTAAAAAGCGAGTTATTGAAAATTTTAAACTTGAATATAAAAAATCCTTTAGATGATTTCTTATTACTTCAATTAAATACTTATATAAAAAATTTAGAGGAAAAGTATAAATTTGAGAAGTATAGAAGAAGAAATGTATTTTCAATATTAGATACGCTTTCAGAAGGGGTAATTTTAGTATCATTTCATCAATCTGATACAATTAGAATAGATTTTGCAAATCTCACGGCTATAAATATATTCACAACAGAGGATTTTGTAGGAAGATCTTTAACAGAGGTTATGGATAATCATAATTTAATAGATTTAGCAATAAAAAGTTTTAAATCAGATGAAGATATGGAGGAAGAAATACCTTTTTATTATCCAGAGAAAAGATATTTTAAATGTAAAATAAAATCTATAAATATTGAAAATTATAGAGTCATTATTTTGACAGATATTACGAAAGAAAGAAATTTGGAAGATCTTAGAAAAGAATTTCTCACTATTATGTCTCATGAAATGAGGACTCCTTTATCAATAATAAATGGATATTTAGAAACTATATTAAGCGAAGAAAATTTAAGTGAAGATATTTATATCCTGCTAAAAAAAATTGAAGAGGAAACTTCTCGGCTTACGAGGATGTTCAATGATTTATTAGATATAGCAAGAATGGAGAAAAATATAGCCGAAGAGAAAAAGTTTTCTTCTTTTAACTTATCCAAAACAATTAAAAAGGCTTATGATTTTTTTAAGATAGTAGCAGAGAAAACTAAAATTGAATTTAATTCAGAAATATCGGACAATATTTATATATATGGAAATGAAGACAGATTATTGCAAGCAGTATATAATCTTTTAGATAATGCTTTCAAATTTACAAGCTTAAAAGAAGCTGGTGAAAAAACTGTTTGGTTAAGGTTGTACAGAGAAAATGAAGACGTTATATTAGAAATAGAAGATACAGGAATTGGAATTCCTTCTAAAGAGTTAAAAAAGATTTTTAATATGTTTTATAGAGTCGATAAATCAAGAACAAGGCAAGTGCCGGGTTTAGGTTTAGGACTTTATATTGTAAAAACGATATTAGAAATGCATAATGCAAGAATTATATTAGATAGCGAAGAAAATAGCGGAAGTTTGTTCAGAATAATAATACCTTTTCGTTCGCAAATAACGAATTTAAATGATGAGCGAATGGTAAGATAG
- the ftsH gene encoding ATP-dependent zinc metalloprotease FtsH, whose product MQKNSRVRIFGLLIIYIIIGLFIYFGISSLIVNQNVMEIQYSDLLQKIENKEIISLEIDDSGYVRAEDIKGLFYKAYAPNLLTDQQFVYGLASQGVKINYVTSIGNSWWVSILSILLPVILLIVLFSLLLRPARGTGNQGMSFIRSPAKKYDVKKTKVTFNDVAGVKEAKEELIDIVKFLKDPKAFNKLGARMPKGILLVGPPGTGKTLLARAVAGEADVPFFYISGSDFVELFVGVGAARVRDLFNQAKSAAPAIIFIDEIDAVGRQRGAGLGGGHDEREQTLNAILVEMDGFDPSIGIIVMAATNRPDVLDKALLRPGRFDKKVVIDLPDAEGRKEILKIHFRGKKISHDVDLDVLARSTPGFAGADLENLVNEAAFLAARNGKKYITMSDCEEAIERVIAGPERKTRVLSEEEKAVVAYHELGHAIIGSFLPNADPVHKVTIIPRGYVALGYTLQLPTEDRYLMSKSQILDEITIMLGGRAAEDIVFNEITTGAENDLKRATDLARKMVAELGMSEKIGPVVWSEESEETFLARELFREKNYSDETAKELDSEVKRLINESYEKAKSILLENKEKLHLIAKYLLKKETISGQELKDLLNKDIEDLKDSVENSNEDETTLSEKVVTYEYIARKNKFA is encoded by the coding sequence TTGCAAAAAAATAGCCGTGTGCGAATTTTTGGATTATTAATAATTTATATAATTATAGGGTTGTTCATATATTTTGGTATTAGTAGTTTGATCGTTAACCAAAACGTCATGGAAATACAATATAGTGACCTTTTGCAAAAAATTGAAAACAAAGAAATCATCTCTTTAGAAATAGATGATTCTGGGTATGTTCGAGCAGAAGATATTAAGGGTTTATTTTATAAAGCGTATGCTCCAAATTTGTTGACAGATCAACAATTTGTCTATGGTTTAGCGAGTCAGGGTGTGAAAATTAATTATGTAACAAGTATAGGTAACAGTTGGTGGGTTTCTATTCTATCCATACTTTTACCCGTAATTTTACTTATAGTGTTATTCTCACTACTTCTTCGACCGGCAAGAGGTACAGGAAATCAAGGAATGAGTTTTATAAGAAGTCCTGCTAAAAAGTACGATGTTAAAAAAACCAAAGTTACTTTTAACGATGTAGCTGGAGTTAAAGAAGCAAAAGAAGAATTGATAGATATAGTGAAATTTTTAAAGGATCCAAAAGCGTTCAATAAGTTAGGGGCGCGAATGCCAAAGGGAATACTTTTGGTTGGTCCTCCGGGTACTGGAAAAACATTGCTTGCACGTGCCGTTGCGGGAGAAGCTGATGTACCTTTTTTTTATATAAGTGGTTCTGATTTTGTAGAACTATTCGTAGGAGTTGGTGCTGCAAGAGTAAGAGATCTTTTTAATCAAGCTAAATCAGCTGCACCGGCTATAATTTTTATAGATGAAATAGATGCGGTTGGAAGGCAAAGAGGTGCGGGTCTTGGTGGTGGGCATGATGAAAGAGAACAAACTTTAAATGCTATATTAGTAGAAATGGATGGTTTTGATCCGAGTATAGGTATAATTGTTATGGCTGCAACAAATAGGCCAGATGTTTTAGACAAAGCGTTACTAAGACCTGGTAGATTCGATAAAAAAGTTGTAATAGACTTGCCTGACGCTGAAGGTAGAAAAGAGATTTTAAAAATACACTTTAGAGGGAAAAAAATATCTCATGATGTAGACTTAGACGTATTAGCAAGATCAACACCTGGTTTTGCAGGGGCGGATTTGGAAAATTTAGTTAATGAAGCTGCTTTTTTAGCTGCAAGAAACGGTAAAAAATATATTACGATGAGTGATTGTGAAGAAGCTATTGAAAGAGTCATTGCAGGCCCTGAGAGAAAAACGAGAGTATTATCTGAAGAAGAAAAAGCTGTTGTAGCTTATCATGAACTTGGTCATGCAATAATAGGTTCCTTTTTACCGAATGCTGATCCTGTTCATAAAGTTACTATAATTCCAAGAGGATACGTTGCATTGGGTTATACACTTCAATTGCCAACTGAAGATAGGTATCTCATGAGCAAATCACAAATATTGGATGAAATAACTATAATGTTAGGTGGCAGAGCAGCCGAAGACATAGTATTTAACGAGATTACGACTGGAGCTGAGAATGATTTAAAAAGAGCCACAGACCTCGCAAGAAAAATGGTTGCAGAATTAGGTATGAGTGAAAAAATAGGACCTGTTGTTTGGAGTGAAGAAAGTGAAGAAACTTTTTTAGCGCGTGAACTGTTTAGAGAAAAAAACTATTCCGATGAAACAGCAAAAGAATTAGATTCTGAAGTGAAGAGGTTGATTAACGAAAGTTATGAAAAAGCTAAATCTATTCTTTTAGAAAATAAAGAAAAGTTGCATCTAATTGCTAAATATTTACTCAAGAAAGAAACCATCTCTGGTCAAGAATTAAAAGACCTTTTAAATAAAGATATTGAAGATTTGAAAGATTCGGTAGAAAATTCTAATGAGGATGAAACCACTCTTTCTGAGAAGGTGGTAACGTATGAATATATTGCTCGAAAGAATAAGTTTGCTTAA
- a CDS encoding HAMP domain-containing sensor histidine kinase yields the protein MQKPINHDFYIESFNEMAQLFQEINWNESEKDFLGKLLKIAIRIIPEAECGSIWLIEGTLYKAVVGEGYDENLIINMVVPFNESYISKHLGKDILEVQNIIDYNSPETGLYKISKIIHENKTNMVTLIAALKNKDEVIGHIYIDSFNIPSFDESSKKLLEMFSNLASIFLTLKFLRDSEKENNELNANYLSFISHELRTPLTSIIGFAETILENEDLDKKQLRNLIKKILLSAKHMNSLINDISTYNKLSRESKLELEKANLKRIIYEVLSMLEASSSPNIEIAFDYPIDIPTDITTDVTKLKQILVNIIENALKYTNKGHVKIYVRYDPHTKHFLIEVQDTGPGIPQENLKDIFKPFVRLSKDKPGSGLGLAIVKRNIEILKGSIEVTSEVGKGTNFKIKIPQSLDHISKNKI from the coding sequence ATGCAAAAACCAATTAATCATGATTTTTACATAGAGAGTTTTAATGAAATGGCTCAACTCTTTCAGGAAATAAATTGGAATGAAAGTGAAAAAGATTTCTTAGGTAAATTACTGAAAATAGCTATACGAATTATTCCGGAAGCTGAATGTGGTTCGATATGGTTAATTGAAGGTACTTTGTATAAAGCTGTAGTTGGGGAAGGATACGACGAAAATTTGATTATTAACATGGTGGTACCTTTCAATGAATCTTATATAAGTAAACACCTGGGTAAAGATATATTAGAAGTCCAAAATATTATTGATTATAACTCACCTGAAACAGGTTTGTATAAAATTAGTAAAATAATACACGAAAACAAAACTAATATGGTAACTTTAATAGCTGCTTTAAAAAATAAAGACGAAGTTATAGGACACATTTATATTGATAGTTTTAACATACCTTCTTTTGATGAAAGTTCTAAAAAATTATTAGAAATGTTTAGTAATTTAGCTTCAATCTTTTTAACTTTGAAGTTCCTTCGAGACTCCGAGAAAGAAAATAACGAGTTAAATGCTAACTATCTGAGTTTTATTAGCCATGAATTAAGAACGCCGCTGACTTCTATCATAGGTTTTGCAGAAACAATTTTAGAAAATGAGGATTTAGATAAAAAACAATTAAGAAATCTGATAAAAAAAATATTACTCTCCGCCAAACACATGAATTCCTTAATTAACGATATATCTACATATAATAAATTAAGCAGAGAAAGTAAACTGGAATTAGAAAAAGCAAATTTAAAAAGAATTATTTATGAAGTTTTGTCTATGCTGGAAGCATCTTCTTCACCAAACATCGAGATAGCTTTTGATTACCCAATAGATATACCTACCGATATTACTACAGACGTTACAAAGTTAAAACAAATTTTAGTAAATATCATTGAAAATGCTTTAAAATATACAAACAAAGGGCATGTAAAAATATATGTAAGGTATGACCCCCATACAAAACATTTTTTAATTGAAGTACAAGATACAGGACCAGGAATCCCTCAGGAAAATTTAAAAGATATATTTAAACCATTTGTTAGACTTTCAAAAGATAAACCTGGTAGTGGACTGGGGTTAGCTATTGTGAAAAGAAATATTGAAATTTTAAAGGGAAGTATAGAAGTAACTTCCGAAGTTGGCAAAGGAACTAATTTCAAAATAAAAATACCCCAATCTTTAGATCATATTTCAAAAAATAAAATTTAA
- a CDS encoding thioesterase family protein, with translation MNILLERISLLKDKEFNYSFKVKDDSFLWQEDEEVKNFHVLSTTALIGEIHKCCFYTLKDVLDDEHVSVVSHSSIDHLSPTPYSFKVFIKLKITEVVANKVFFKGEAFDELNKIAEFEVTRNIVSKKMLRKYINQQLKGLNVFENSKDL, from the coding sequence ATGAATATATTGCTCGAAAGAATAAGTTTGCTTAAAGATAAAGAGTTTAACTATTCTTTTAAAGTAAAAGATGACAGTTTTTTGTGGCAAGAAGATGAAGAGGTAAAAAATTTTCATGTTTTAAGTACTACTGCATTAATTGGAGAAATCCACAAATGCTGTTTTTATACGTTAAAAGATGTCTTAGACGATGAACATGTTTCGGTAGTTTCACACAGTAGTATTGATCATCTTTCACCTACGCCGTATTCTTTTAAGGTATTTATAAAATTAAAGATTACAGAGGTAGTTGCAAATAAAGTTTTTTTTAAAGGAGAAGCTTTTGATGAATTAAATAAAATAGCTGAATTTGAAGTAACAAGAAACATCGTTTCCAAAAAAATGTTAAGAAAATATATAAATCAACAATTAAAAGGATTAAATGTGTTTGAAAATTCCAAAGATTTATAA
- the tilS gene encoding tRNA lysidine(34) synthetase TilS produces MILQSFDKKILKFIKDYKIFNKYDKILLGISGGKDSMSLLNTMNKISKIMDLEITVAHLNHGMREEALEDEIFVRQKCEELNIPFFSERKNVFEYAKREKISVEVAGRTLRYEFFYKKLRDLNYNKIATAHHKNDLAETILYRIIRGTGFYGIGGLTPIEENLAKPMLCVDLEEITNYVTINSIDFVEDVFNYSLDYSRNKIRHEILPKIKGINPKYEESFFRLAKLSWNYRKDVENKYHERVIFKKEEIIQKLEHDFFDVEVFRMIFLKSYKYPPNMEETEKALKMKKDGKMRLSKFIVIKKDNLLIIKKS; encoded by the coding sequence ATGATTTTACAAAGTTTTGATAAAAAAATTTTGAAGTTTATTAAAGACTATAAAATTTTTAACAAATATGATAAAATACTATTAGGAATTTCTGGTGGTAAAGATTCAATGTCGTTATTAAATACTATGAACAAAATCTCAAAGATAATGGACTTAGAAATAACTGTGGCCCATTTAAATCATGGTATGAGAGAAGAAGCTTTAGAAGATGAGATTTTTGTGAGACAAAAATGTGAAGAGTTGAATATACCCTTCTTTTCTGAAAGAAAAAATGTTTTTGAATATGCTAAAAGAGAAAAAATAAGTGTAGAAGTTGCGGGGAGAACATTAAGATACGAATTCTTTTATAAAAAATTAAGGGATCTTAATTATAATAAAATTGCAACAGCTCATCATAAAAATGATTTAGCAGAAACAATTTTGTATAGGATTATACGTGGTACAGGTTTTTATGGAATAGGTGGATTAACCCCCATAGAAGAAAATCTGGCAAAACCAATGTTGTGTGTAGATTTGGAAGAAATAACAAATTATGTTACAATTAATAGTATAGATTTCGTAGAAGACGTGTTTAATTATTCACTTGACTATTCCCGAAATAAAATTAGACATGAAATTCTTCCCAAAATAAAAGGAATAAACCCAAAATATGAAGAAAGTTTTTTTAGATTGGCTAAATTGTCTTGGAATTATAGAAAAGATGTTGAAAATAAATATCATGAAAGAGTTATTTTTAAAAAAGAGGAAATTATTCAAAAATTGGAACATGATTTTTTTGATGTTGAAGTTTTTAGAATGATTTTTTTAAAATCATATAAATATCCTCCAAACATGGAAGAAACAGAAAAGGCCCTCAAAATGAAAAAAGATGGTAAAATGAGATTGAGTAAATTTATAGTAATAAAAAAGGATAATTTATTGATAATTAAAAAATCATAA